The window GCCGCTATTCTGATAGAAGCCGGTCGCTCCCTCGCGGGCGTTCAGCGCGAGATGGTGTATGCCTTCCGCCAAGAGGCGCCGCTCGACTTCTTCTAACAGCGCACGGCCACAGCCCTGTCCACGAAGGCTGGGATCGACCCACATCTGGCGGAGTTTTGCGGTGTCCGTCCGGGTTGGATTCGCGATTAGCCCGCCGAGGATGACTTCATTCCAAAGCAGGGCGAAGTGGCGCTGTGTTTCTTCACCGGCGAGATCCTCTTCGCTCATTCGCAAGCCGATCGGCTGGCGCAGATGCAGGTCGCGCAGCCGCACGAGTTCAAGATAGCCGGGGCTGCCATGAGGGATCTCAACGATGGCCATGCCCGGTGTCATGACTCAGGCCTCGGCTGGCCCCACGCTTTC is drawn from Luteolibacter sp. Y139 and contains these coding sequences:
- a CDS encoding GNAT family N-acetyltransferase, producing MAIVEIPHGSPGYLELVRLRDLHLRQPIGLRMSEEDLAGEETQRHFALLWNEVILGGLIANPTRTDTAKLRQMWVDPSLRGQGCGRALLEEVERRLLAEGIHHLALNAREGATGFYQNSGYHVVGETFTEVGIPHVRMEKRLG